The following coding sequences lie in one Zingiber officinale cultivar Zhangliang chromosome 2B, Zo_v1.1, whole genome shotgun sequence genomic window:
- the LOC122048627 gene encoding zinc finger MYM-type protein 1-like yields MEYSFSSGKHELEVAYRKRLTSILKVIRFLLLQGLPFRGHDESSTSSNRGNFLELLKWYSSECPEVAAVVGMNAPGNNQMIALKIQKQLVNACAVETTNAILDDLGDRWFTLLLDEARDCSVKEQMAVVIRYVNKYGEVIERFMAVVHVTTTTAACLKEAIDSLFAKYGLSVARLRGQGYDGASNMSGEFNGLKSLIMKENPYALYVHCFAHQLQLVVVVVAQANQYVCDFMWIVGSIVNTSASSCKRADKLRQLEHDRKVKLLERGEISSGRGLNQETSLARHGDTRWGSHHSTLCRIEQMWPSVIEVIDIILQEMDSRFSETTTDLLINISCLDPRNSFSRFDAQKLVRLAHFYEDDFSWNERMLVEQELETYIDDVRSDERFEGISDLGALAKKMIETMKNRVFPLVYRMIELALLLPVATATVERVFSAMNIVKTDLRNRIGDEWMNDSLVVYIKKDVFNTVDNELILQRFQNMESRRMQLSRIR; encoded by the exons ATGGAGTATTCATTTTCATCAGGGAAACATGAGCTTGAAGTTGCTTATCGCAAACGCTTGACttccattttaaaagtaattcgatTTTTGTTATTACAAGGATTGCCTTTTCGGGGGCATGATGAGTCTTCGACATCATCCAATAgaggaaattttttagaattgctCAAATGGTATAGCTCGGAGTGTCCAGAAGTTGCGGCAGTTGTTGGAATGAATGCACCtggaaataatcaaatgattgcccTAAAAATTCAGAAGCAATTGGTGAATGCTTGTGCAGTTGAGACCACAAATGCTATTCTAGATGATCTTGGAGATAGGTGGTTCACTTTACTACTTGATGAGGCTCGTGACTGTTCAGTGAAAGAGCAAATGGCAGTTGTTATTAGATATGTGAACAAATATGGAGAGGTGATTGAACGATTTATGGCTGTAGTTCATGTTACAACAACTACAGCTGCTTGTTTGAAGGAGGCAATCGACTCTTTATTTGCTAAGTATGGTTTGTCAGTGGCGAGATTGAGgggtcaaggatatgatggtgcttCAAATATGTCTGGAGAATTTAATGGATTAAAGTCACTGATAATGAAAGAAAATCCGTATGCATTgtatgttcattgttttgctcatcaactcCAACTAGTGGTTGTAGTTGTTGCTCAAGCAAATCAATATGTTTGTGATTTCATGTGGATTGTTGGTTCAATTGTGAATACATCTGCATCATCTTGCAAAAGGGCCGACAAACTTCGACAACTTGAGCATGACAGAAAAGTTAAACTTCTTGAAAGAGGAGAGATTAGTTCTGGTAGAGGACTAAACCAAGAAACTAGTCTAGCTAGACATGGAGATACACGATGGGGGTCTCATCATTCAACTTTATGTCGTATTGAACAAATGTGGCCATCTGTTATAGAG GTTATCGATATTATTCTACAGGAGATGGATAGCCGTTTCTCTGAAACAACTACAGATTTGTTGATTAATATATCATGCCTTGATCCTAGGAACTCGTTCTCTAGATTTGATGCACAGAAGTTAGTGCGTCTGGCTCATTTTTATGAggatgatttttcttggaatgaGCGTATGTTGGTTGAACAAGAGCTTGAAACATATATTGATGACGTCAGATCAGATGAACGGTTTGAAGGCATTTCAGATTTGGGAGCTCTTGCAAAGAAAATGATTGAAACAATGAAGAACCGTGTGTTTCCTTTGGTTTATCGGATGATTGAGCTAGCCTTACTTCTTCCAGTTGCTACTGCAACCGTTGAAAGAGTGTTTTCGGCAATGAATATTGTCAAAACAGATTTGCGAAACAGGATTggagatgaatggatgaatgaTAGTTTAGTAGTCTATATCAAGAAAGATGTTTTTAATACTGTCGATAATGAGCTAATTTTACAGCGTTTTCAGAACATGGAGTCTCGAAGAATGCAATTGTCACGTATTCGTTAG